Proteins co-encoded in one Nicotiana sylvestris chromosome 7, ASM39365v2, whole genome shotgun sequence genomic window:
- the LOC138872595 gene encoding uncharacterized protein has translation MKKFVTAKFLDYKMVDSKSVITQVQELQVIIHDLLSEGLVINEAFQVAAIIEKLPPLWKDFKNYLKHKRKEMSLEDLIVRLRIEEDNKAAEKRGHENSTIMGANIVEDNKKRKKASGPKYNPSKKRFSGNCYNCGKTGHKSTECRARKKDKKRGQANMVEKHDDVDDLCVMLSECNLVGIQIL, from the exons atgaagaaattcgtcactgcaaaatttttggactacaaaatggtagatagcaagtctgttattacccaagtccaggaattgcaagtaattattcatgatctactttctgaag gtcttgtcatcaatgaagcattccaagtagcagcaataattgagaagttgcctccattgtggaaggacttcaaaaattatttgaaacacaaacgaaaggagatgtcccttgaagatctcattgttcgattgagaatcgaagaggacaataaagctgctgaaaagagaggccatgaaaattcaacaataatgggagcaaatattgttgaagataacaaaaagagaaagaaggcttctggtccgaaatacaacccaagcaagaagcggttcagtggaaactgctacaattgtgggaaaaccggacacaaatctacggagtgtcgtgctcggaaaaaagacaagaaaaggggtcaagcaaacatggtagaaaagcatgatgatgttgatgacttgtgtgtcatgctttctgaatgcaacctggtaggaattcaaatcctttag